In Synechococcus sp. HK05, the genomic stretch GTCCCCAGTTCAAATCTGGGTCCTGGCATTGCAAAGCATGAGGCATCCACGCCTCATTGAGCCGATGCCCATTTCGATTCCGGACAAGCCGGGCCAGCTGTTCGACAACGCCGACAGCTTCGCGATGGTGTTCGATGCTGCTTGGCGCAAGCTCCTGGGGAGCCCTGAGGCGGCCGTGATGAGCAACGACGACAAGAAGCGCGTGGCGCTTGAGGCCTGCGCTGATCACCCCTTCATGCTCAGCAATCCCGCCATGGCGGATCAGGTGGCTGATTTCCGCATCCGTCTGCTGGGGCTCTGAGCGGTTCCCCATAGGATCCGGCCCATTCCCCGCCATCAGCGATGTCCAGCCCCCTTGCTCGTCTGCTGCGCCAGCTGAGCGCTGGTTTCAGCAATCAGCAGCAGGCCTTCGACAATCCCCCCCTCTACGCTCACATCCTGGTGAAATTCCGGCCGCTGCCGCAGCTGGAACCGGGGTCGCTGCTGCTCGATCAGTCGTACGCCATCAATCCGGCTGCCCCTTACCGCCTGCGGGTGTTGCGGGCGGAGCAGCGCGGTTCGGAGCTGATCATCACCAACCAGGCCATTGCCGATGAGCAGCGCTTCTGGGGCGCCGTTGATGACGCCGGTAAGCGGGCTCAGATCCGTGCGGCCGACCTCAAGCCCCTGGAGGGTTGCGCCTATGTGGTGCGCGAAACCGCTGATGGCTTCATCGGTGAGGTGGAGCCGGGCTGCCGCTGCATGGTGGAGCGCAAGGGGGCGCTCTCCTATCTGGTGAGCAGCTTTGAACTCAGTGGCCGCGGCATGCGCACCATCGATCGTGGCCACGATCCGGCCACCCATGAGCAGCTGTGGGGATCGCTGGCGGGGCCGTTTGAATTCGAGCGCACCGACGATTACAGCCACGAATTACCGGCTGATTGGCTGACGGCCTGAGGAGCGGCGAGGTAAAGCTGTGTAAGGGGCTGTGAGGTTTAGCGGCGCACCATCGATAGCTTCGCCGCTGGTTTTCTCTCCCGCTATGGCCCTCCCGCTGCTGGCCACCAAGCCGATCACCCAGAACGCACGGGTGAACAACTTCTGCATCGGCACGGATGAAGCGCCGCGCACCCAAGTGGATGTGGATGAGCAGATCGAGCGTGCCTATCGCCAGATCTTTTTCCACGCGTTCAAGGTGGATCGCGAGCCGATGCTCGAGATGCAGTTCCGCAATGGCGATCTCACGGCCCGTGATTTCGTGCGCGGTTTGCTGCTCTCCCGCAAATTCCGCGATGGCTTCTACCGCTGCAACAGCAACTACCGGGTGGTGGAGCAGATCGTGGGCCGTGTGCTCGGCCGCGAGGTGCATGGGGATCAAGAGCGCATCGCTTGGTCGATCGTGATTGCCAATCAGGGGCTGGAAGGCTTCGTGGATACCCTGCTGAACTCCCAGGAGTATCTCGAGGCCTTCGGCTTGGAAACCGTGCCCTATCAACGCTCCCGCGTGTTGGCCGGCCATGCCAAGCCGCAGCTGCCCTTCAATCAGCAAGCGCCTCGTTACAACGCCTACTGGCGTGATGCCAGCGCTCGCCGCGCCCCGGCCAACCCCTTCGGCGGTGGCGGTGCCCAGTTCAGCGGCGGTCAGATGTCGGCGGCTTGGGTGGGCGGCCAACCTCCGAAATTGGCGCAAACCATCTGGCTGGCCCTCGCCGCCATCGGTGGCCTGGAGGTGCTGCGGGTGCTGCTCACCTCGGCCGGCGCCATGCTCGGCACCGGCTCTGCCGGTTGAGCCTCAGGCGCTCAGTTCATCCATGAAGGGCTGTTCCTCGTCCTCCTCGGGGAAGGGGTTCAGCTCCAGTTCAGGTTCGTTGAAGCCAGCGTCTTGAGCGCTGGCTTCTGGTTGGGGCCTCTGCAGCGGATGCACGCTGGCGCGCTGGGGTGCGCTTTGCTCGGTGAGCAGATCCTCCAGCCGCGCAATCCGCTCCTCGGTGGCGGTGAGCAAGTCGGCTGAATCGTGGCTGAGGGTGTTGCTTTGCAGGTGCTGCAATCCCTCCAGTTGTCCCTCCAGAGCGCTCAGCCGCTCCTCCAGTTCCAACAGGCGCAGGGTGAGGGTTTCACTCACCAGGCTGAGGGCCTGCATCTGTTCGCTGAGCCGCAGTTGCAACGCTCCAGCACTGAGGGATGCACTCGCTGACATGCCTTGGGCCGAAAAGGATCTGGCCGGATGGTACCGATGCTGGCCCAAGCTGCCAGGCCTGCGTTTTGTAACGATTCTGAAAGCGTCCTGAGGATGTCATTCGGCACCCATAGGATCCGGCTCTGGCGCCAACTGTGCTGGCAGCCGATTCGGTGCGTCTTCTCCCCCAGGCACGCCCTCCCAAGCAAGCCGTCCAAGCCCGCTTCCCGTAGCCCCATGACCCTCGCCAACGCTGCCTATCTGGGCATCGAGCGTTACGCCAACAATCGCGTCAATGAGAACTGGATGACCGGTTCCGCCGACGACAAGGCTGCGCTCATCCGTGCCGTGTACCAGCAGGTGCTCGGTAATCAATATGTGATGTCCAGCGAGCGGCTGGAGGGCCCTGAGTCGCTGTTCAAGCGCGGCTACCTGAGCGTGCGTGAGTTTGTGCGCCAGGTGGCCAAGAGCGGTCTCTACCGCAAGAAGTTCTTCGAGAGCACCAACCCCTACCGCTTCATCGAGCTCAACTTCAAGCACCTGCTCGGCCGCGCTCCCCAGAACAAGGCGGAGATGCTGCACCACTTCACGATCCTGCAGGAGCAGGGCTTCGACGCCGAGATCGACTCCTACCTCGACAGCGCTGAGTATCAAGAGCGCTTTGGTGAGGAGGGTGTTCCTTACCTGC encodes the following:
- a CDS encoding phycobilisome rod-core linker polypeptide → MTLANAAYLGIERYANNRVNENWMTGSADDKAALIRAVYQQVLGNQYVMSSERLEGPESLFKRGYLSVREFVRQVAKSGLYRKKFFESTNPYRFIELNFKHLLGRAPQNKAEMLHHFTILQEQGFDAEIDSYLDSAEYQERFGEEGVPYLHGWNYSTGQQGLQFSYMLQLARGAAASVKGDITKNQSRLNPSVHAEMPVPVVSPNAKGNVFRKVATDGVTRQGVGSGEEGRTFRVEITGFNNYRLHKRSNRVRFIPFNKLLEYQQQIHREGGRIASITPVN
- a CDS encoding chromophore lyase CpcT/CpeT is translated as MSSPLARLLRQLSAGFSNQQQAFDNPPLYAHILVKFRPLPQLEPGSLLLDQSYAINPAAPYRLRVLRAEQRGSELIITNQAIADEQRFWGAVDDAGKRAQIRAADLKPLEGCAYVVRETADGFIGEVEPGCRCMVERKGALSYLVSSFELSGRGMRTIDRGHDPATHEQLWGSLAGPFEFERTDDYSHELPADWLTA
- a CDS encoding phycobilisome rod-core linker polypeptide, translated to MALPLLATKPITQNARVNNFCIGTDEAPRTQVDVDEQIERAYRQIFFHAFKVDREPMLEMQFRNGDLTARDFVRGLLLSRKFRDGFYRCNSNYRVVEQIVGRVLGREVHGDQERIAWSIVIANQGLEGFVDTLLNSQEYLEAFGLETVPYQRSRVLAGHAKPQLPFNQQAPRYNAYWRDASARRAPANPFGGGGAQFSGGQMSAAWVGGQPPKLAQTIWLALAAIGGLEVLRVLLTSAGAMLGTGSAG